A part of Thiomicrorhabdus sediminis genomic DNA contains:
- a CDS encoding retention module-containing protein, whose product MSTVVGTVSKIEGVVRAINPVTGEIRILEEGSQVLAGEIIQTSGKGGVVVDMDNGTLLTLGRDTQMRLDDDVVGKASGMDSATEGAVDVEALQQAVLEGNFDALEATAAGEALLIGSASDGGVFVERLGLQGEVTSGFDTTANEQDFTDVVRDANTVAEIIPVVSISGDAVVAEGSEATYTLTTDTVSNQPYTVTVTTGHITTQDGDYVAITQDVIIPAGATSVAFKVKTNDDYISDNGEQYSVSITGVVNPQYNTVELGNTEVVTTIVDNTIPGTESGEDVVTISIVATDAQGNILGKSEVAEGDKAYYKLVAKDPNGQIINGATGTADVTFTDGTAGNADYSAANITGQSLGTVFSADALDDYIKDNGETFNVTITNPVAPAYETVKLGDDKVVTTITDNSTPGTESGEDVVTISIVATDAQGNILGKSEVAEGDKAYYKLVAKDPNGQIINGATGTADVTFTDGTAGNADYSAANITGQSLGTVFSADALDDYIKDNGETFNVTITNPVAPAYETVKLGDDKVVTTITDNSTPGTESGEDVVTISIVATDAQGNILGKSEVAEGDKAYYKLVAKDPNGQIINGATGTADVTFTDGTAGNADYSAANITGQSLGTVFSADALDDYIKDNGETFNVTITNPVAPAYETVKLGDDKVVTTITDNSTPGTESGEDVVTISIVATDAQGNILGKSEVAEGDKAYYKLVAKDPNGQIINGATGTADVTFTDGTAGNADYSAANITGQSLGTVFSADALDDYIKDNGETFNVTITNPVAPAYETVKLGDDKVVTTITDETVSGPEDTVYAVIEGPVPTKEGDLTANFIVKLLDKDGNPVTVTEATEVEIVFTNGSAEVGDYDATTQTVTINPNSSSETFNVQTYVDVDLNDETFNAKINSVDAKGQFEKVDINGFTDTNNVVHDANVDATILDDDTRPDAAGGNVITCEDTTYTFTVSDFNYSDADGDAMQSVRIDSLPADGVIYLDGQAISAGTEVSVADVTAGKLTFEPDLNESGRDELPTAGTGDQKQDYAQFNFSVSDGSNWSDAATMTVDVTPVADTPDLGVSGSVTTSHTIDVNNINDGLGYKITAFNADGSEGQISVITGTNHDGFGVQGAVDNNNGAASEIGYNSATGESESIVVDLDSPISSINVALSWQNPDEDAVYEFYQKQADGSYVKVGESFDIGGNDQVEASQDLAPANGEVFDRIVIKPTGSGSDFLIHEIKLNTTENGEDSVSVLEGGIVDLTIDSAVTDTDGSESLGLLVNDIPVGMIITDGTNNFTATNGGQSVDVTNWDLSQLQVQVPEDYIGDTAQQAYTINVVATSTESIKQYITAEQQGENCPLEATATAPYEIVVVNKVVEMNIAAADRALDEDNLISVSGDDSVTGTFTYQGVNSVEFASYDNADSGLKHNGQTVLMTTSADGGTIVGSANGVVVFVATLDANAQTYTVALKESVDHAVDNNTESDVQLALGVVGTSATGTINADINVLINDDKPTAADVVINEANDGSITITGADLGAYVPEDETTLTWDLDNSTIPSPLYVDGKEVSFSVDGDKVIGTDTNGKVVFTLDPTLADGNGSTYSLTMDGQTALGQVATATVFDVISGGNTDTAKFGFSDATGKIMTTATVTSVDNDTTDSDTVNTRDKYIGVDNNWIEGGNGNILTFKYDGQVKEANFSCNGLNNGEKALWTAKAIDANGNEVTLTGEVLGTGQGASSTNDEYFDIVAPAGGYITEVQFQADGSDDYRLGFEGLDVFDYNTDIDMSFNYDLIDADGDTDSGKVDIHLDGSGYQQSVQSEDELQVLDFTAISNTVNVNITLDLSGSMTKDGNDDPSIFQSRIDLAKQAINNMLDQYGASSDVNVRITTFDTRGSVLSSNGSEWMSLTDAKAKVDSLATGGWTNFEDAMYNTYNNYSEPAADKTVAYFITDGEPTAENIGYTSEVYKSKDGDGSWFDESGWVDSSYQNGWNSFVDNYVDDLYVVGISNDIQDPTYLNLLAQAGGTTPMLISDVAQLEAAIDPTTISVSGTVSDNVVADSAVTFDAIVVNGITYSAADYANGSVTLSGNDAPDGVGKLTFNFTNGNYLYSVSDSEVNNGMDDDPLRTFDIVASDEQGIGTQFNVNFSLNTKTDSNIDASQFEGSVIVADSVDTNITNFDTESDSLDLSEVITDNAATADTLADYLDFAMLDSQGNETNDATQAVGTRIDVDTDGDSNTTDDVRSIILEDTVVEGLDDINIDYQND is encoded by the coding sequence TTGTCTACAGTCGTTGGTACAGTATCAAAAATCGAAGGCGTGGTTCGCGCGATTAATCCTGTCACAGGTGAAATTCGTATTTTAGAAGAAGGCAGTCAGGTTTTAGCCGGAGAGATTATTCAGACTTCCGGTAAGGGTGGTGTGGTTGTCGATATGGATAACGGCACCTTGCTGACCTTAGGTCGCGATACGCAGATGCGATTGGATGATGATGTGGTCGGTAAAGCCTCCGGTATGGACTCTGCGACGGAAGGAGCGGTAGACGTTGAGGCTCTTCAGCAGGCGGTACTGGAAGGTAACTTCGATGCACTTGAAGCGACAGCTGCCGGTGAAGCCTTATTGATTGGAAGCGCTTCCGATGGTGGTGTATTTGTAGAACGTCTAGGGCTTCAGGGTGAAGTTACTTCAGGTTTTGATACTACAGCCAATGAGCAAGACTTTACAGACGTGGTTCGTGATGCCAATACGGTTGCAGAGATTATTCCGGTGGTGAGTATCTCTGGTGATGCAGTAGTTGCTGAAGGTAGTGAGGCTACCTATACATTGACAACCGATACGGTTTCAAATCAGCCATACACAGTTACTGTGACAACAGGACATATCACAACGCAGGATGGAGACTATGTTGCAATCACTCAGGACGTCATTATTCCTGCAGGCGCCACTTCAGTAGCGTTTAAGGTCAAAACCAACGATGACTATATTTCAGATAACGGCGAGCAATATAGCGTCAGCATTACCGGTGTCGTAAATCCGCAATACAACACTGTTGAGCTAGGCAATACTGAAGTTGTAACGACAATCGTTGATAATACGATTCCAGGCACAGAAAGTGGCGAAGACGTAGTAACGATCTCGATCGTAGCGACAGACGCGCAAGGAAATATCCTTGGTAAGTCAGAAGTAGCGGAAGGTGATAAAGCGTACTACAAGTTAGTGGCGAAAGATCCAAATGGTCAGATCATCAATGGTGCGACAGGAACAGCGGATGTCACGTTCACAGATGGAACAGCGGGTAACGCGGACTACTCAGCAGCGAACATCACAGGTCAGTCGTTAGGCACAGTGTTCAGTGCAGACGCATTAGATGACTACATCAAAGACAACGGTGAAACGTTCAATGTAACGATCACAAACCCAGTTGCTCCGGCGTATGAAACAGTTAAGTTGGGTGATGACAAAGTTGTTACCACAATTACAGATAACTCTACTCCAGGCACAGAAAGTGGCGAAGACGTAGTAACGATCTCGATCGTAGCGACAGACGCGCAAGGAAATATCCTTGGTAAGTCAGAAGTAGCGGAAGGTGATAAAGCGTACTACAAGTTAGTGGCGAAAGATCCAAATGGTCAGATCATCAATGGTGCGACAGGAACAGCGGATGTCACGTTCACAGATGGAACAGCGGGTAACGCGGACTACTCAGCAGCGAACATCACAGGTCAGTCGTTAGGCACAGTGTTCAGTGCAGACGCATTAGATGACTACATCAAAGACAACGGTGAAACGTTCAATGTAACGATCACAAACCCAGTTGCTCCGGCGTATGAAACAGTTAAGTTGGGTGATGACAAAGTTGTTACCACAATTACAGATAACTCTACTCCAGGCACAGAAAGTGGCGAAGACGTAGTAACGATCTCGATCGTAGCGACAGACGCGCAAGGAAATATCCTTGGTAAGTCAGAAGTAGCGGAAGGTGATAAAGCGTACTACAAGTTAGTGGCGAAAGATCCAAATGGTCAGATCATCAATGGTGCGACAGGAACAGCGGATGTCACGTTCACAGATGGAACAGCGGGTAACGCGGACTACTCAGCAGCGAACATCACAGGTCAGTCGTTAGGCACAGTGTTCAGTGCAGACGCATTAGATGACTACATCAAAGACAACGGTGAAACGTTCAATGTAACGATCACAAACCCAGTTGCTCCGGCGTATGAAACAGTTAAGTTGGGTGATGACAAAGTTGTTACCACAATTACAGATAACTCTACTCCAGGCACAGAAAGTGGCGAAGACGTAGTAACGATCTCGATCGTAGCGACAGACGCGCAAGGAAATATCCTTGGTAAGTCAGAAGTAGCGGAAGGTGATAAAGCGTACTACAAGTTAGTGGCGAAAGATCCAAATGGTCAGATCATCAATGGTGCGACAGGAACAGCGGATGTCACGTTCACAGATGGAACAGCGGGTAACGCGGACTACTCAGCAGCGAACATCACAGGTCAGTCGTTAGGCACAGTGTTCAGTGCAGACGCATTAGATGACTACATCAAAGACAACGGTGAAACGTTCAATGTAACGATCACAAACCCAGTTGCTCCGGCGTATGAAACAGTTAAGTTGGGTGATGACAAAGTTGTTACCACAATTACAGATGAAACGGTTTCTGGGCCAGAAGATACTGTTTATGCCGTAATTGAAGGGCCTGTTCCGACTAAGGAAGGTGATTTGACGGCTAACTTCATTGTGAAACTATTGGATAAAGATGGTAACCCTGTAACTGTTACAGAAGCGACAGAGGTTGAAATTGTCTTCACCAACGGTTCAGCGGAAGTAGGTGATTATGATGCAACCACTCAGACAGTAACAATCAACCCTAATAGTTCTTCAGAGACTTTCAATGTGCAGACCTATGTGGATGTTGATTTGAATGATGAAACTTTCAACGCGAAAATTAACAGTGTTGATGCAAAAGGCCAGTTCGAGAAAGTTGATATTAACGGCTTTACTGATACTAATAATGTGGTTCACGATGCTAATGTTGATGCAACGATTCTTGATGACGATACGCGCCCTGATGCAGCGGGAGGTAATGTCATCACCTGTGAGGATACAACCTACACATTCACTGTTTCGGACTTCAATTACAGTGATGCGGATGGTGATGCCATGCAGTCAGTCCGTATTGATAGCTTGCCGGCCGATGGTGTTATTTATCTTGATGGTCAAGCGATCTCTGCCGGTACAGAAGTCTCTGTAGCAGACGTGACTGCAGGTAAATTGACATTCGAACCAGATTTGAATGAATCTGGCCGTGATGAGTTGCCAACAGCGGGTACCGGTGATCAGAAGCAGGATTACGCACAGTTCAACTTCAGCGTATCCGATGGCTCGAATTGGAGTGATGCAGCGACCATGACGGTTGATGTCACGCCGGTTGCGGATACGCCGGATTTGGGTGTCAGTGGTTCTGTCACCACATCACATACTATTGATGTAAACAATATCAATGATGGTTTGGGTTATAAGATCACCGCCTTTAATGCCGACGGAAGTGAAGGTCAGATTTCGGTAATTACCGGTACGAACCATGACGGTTTTGGTGTTCAGGGTGCGGTTGATAACAATAATGGTGCGGCATCTGAAATCGGTTACAACAGTGCAACCGGTGAGTCTGAATCAATCGTGGTTGATTTGGATAGCCCGATCAGCTCGATTAACGTGGCACTTTCATGGCAGAACCCGGATGAAGACGCCGTTTATGAGTTCTATCAGAAACAGGCTGACGGCTCTTATGTCAAAGTCGGTGAGTCTTTTGATATTGGCGGTAACGATCAGGTAGAAGCCTCTCAGGATTTAGCACCAGCCAATGGTGAAGTGTTTGATCGTATTGTCATTAAGCCGACCGGTTCCGGTTCAGATTTCTTGATCCATGAGATTAAGCTGAATACAACTGAGAACGGTGAAGATTCAGTATCTGTTTTAGAAGGTGGCATTGTTGATTTAACAATCGATTCCGCGGTAACAGACACTGACGGTTCGGAATCTCTAGGCTTGTTGGTTAACGATATTCCGGTTGGCATGATTATTACCGATGGTACAAATAACTTTACGGCAACCAATGGTGGTCAGTCGGTAGATGTGACCAACTGGGATCTAAGCCAGCTCCAGGTTCAGGTACCGGAAGATTATATTGGTGATACGGCGCAACAGGCGTATACCATTAATGTAGTGGCAACGTCTACGGAAAGCATTAAGCAATATATTACGGCTGAACAGCAGGGTGAAAATTGCCCGCTAGAAGCGACAGCAACAGCACCTTATGAGATTGTGGTGGTGAATAAAGTCGTTGAAATGAATATTGCCGCGGCTGACAGAGCCTTGGATGAAGATAACTTGATCTCAGTTTCGGGTGACGATTCGGTGACAGGTACCTTCACATACCAAGGTGTCAATAGCGTTGAATTCGCTAGCTACGACAATGCCGATTCAGGCTTGAAACATAACGGTCAGACTGTGTTGATGACAACCTCGGCAGATGGTGGAACGATTGTTGGTTCTGCCAATGGTGTGGTTGTGTTTGTTGCCACTTTGGATGCAAATGCACAGACTTATACCGTGGCGCTAAAAGAGTCTGTCGATCATGCCGTGGACAACAATACTGAAAGCGATGTTCAATTGGCTTTAGGGGTTGTTGGTACTTCGGCAACCGGAACGATTAACGCAGATATCAATGTATTGATTAATGATGATAAGCCAACGGCTGCTGATGTAGTTATTAACGAAGCAAATGATGGCTCTATCACCATTACCGGTGCGGATTTGGGTGCCTATGTGCCTGAAGATGAGACGACACTGACTTGGGATTTGGATAACAGCACTATCCCATCACCGTTGTATGTCGATGGTAAAGAAGTTTCGTTCTCTGTTGATGGCGATAAAGTGATCGGTACCGATACAAACGGTAAAGTAGTGTTTACATTAGACCCAACTTTGGCCGATGGTAATGGTTCGACTTATTCATTGACGATGGATGGTCAGACGGCATTAGGACAAGTTGCGACAGCAACGGTTTTCGATGTGATCTCTGGTGGTAACACCGATACAGCCAAGTTCGGTTTCAGTGACGCTACCGGTAAGATTATGACTACCGCAACCGTGACGTCAGTGGATAACGATACTACCGATTCAGATACCGTCAATACACGTGACAAATATATCGGTGTCGACAATAACTGGATTGAAGGTGGCAATGGCAACATTCTGACATTCAAATACGATGGTCAGGTCAAGGAAGCCAACTTCTCTTGTAACGGCTTGAATAACGGTGAAAAAGCACTATGGACAGCTAAAGCGATTGATGCAAACGGTAATGAAGTGACCTTGACAGGTGAAGTCCTGGGTACAGGCCAAGGTGCTTCATCAACTAACGATGAGTACTTCGATATCGTCGCGCCTGCCGGTGGTTATATTACGGAGGTTCAATTCCAGGCTGACGGTTCTGATGACTACCGCTTAGGTTTTGAAGGCTTGGATGTATTCGATTACAACACCGATATCGATATGTCATTTAACTACGACTTGATTGATGCCGATGGCGATACCGATTCCGGTAAAGTGGATATTCACTTGGATGGTTCTGGTTATCAGCAATCAGTTCAGAGTGAGGACGAGCTTCAGGTCTTGGATTTCACCGCGATTAGCAATACTGTCAATGTGAATATTACCTTGGATTTATCGGGTAGTATGACTAAGGATGGCAATGATGATCCGAGCATTTTCCAATCCAGAATTGATCTGGCTAAACAAGCCATTAACAATATGCTTGATCAGTACGGGGCTTCAAGTGATGTCAATGTTCGAATTACCACGTTTGACACCAGAGGTAGCGTGTTAAGCAGCAATGGTTCGGAATGGATGTCGTTGACTGATGCGAAGGCGAAGGTTGATTCTTTGGCAACAGGTGGCTGGACAAACTTTGAAGATGCCATGTATAACACCTATAACAACTATTCTGAACCGGCTGCTGATAAGACAGTCGCTTATTTTATTACCGATGGTGAGCCAACCGCAGAAAATATTGGCTATACATCTGAGGTTTATAAATCGAAAGACGGTGATGGTTCATGGTTCGATGAATCGGGTTGGGTTGATTCTAGTTATCAGAATGGCTGGAACAGCTTTGTTGATAATTATGTTGATGATTTATATGTGGTGGGTATTAGTAACGATATTCAGGATCCGACCTACCTGAATCTATTGGCGCAAGCTGGTGGCACGACACCGATGTTGATCTCCGATGTTGCGCAACTTGAAGCGGCGATTGATCCGACAACCATATCCGTTTCGGGTACCGTATCTGATAATGTTGTTGCCGATAGTGCTGTAACCTTTGATGCAATTGTAGTGAATGGAATTACATACAGTGCTGCTGATTATGCCAACGGTAGCGTGACCTTATCTGGTAATGATGCTCCAGACGGAGTCGGTAAACTGACGTTTAACTTCACTAACGGTAACTATCTATACAGTGTCAGCGATAGTGAGGTTAATAACGGTATGGACGATGATCCATTGAGAACATTCGATATTGTTGCATCGGATGAACAGGGGATCGGTACGCAGTTTAATGTCAACTTCAGTTTGAACACCAAAACCGATAGTAATATCGATGCAAGTCAATTTGAAGGCTCTGTTATCGTTGCAGATTCAGTGGATACCAATATCACCAACTTCGATACAGAGAGCGACTCGCTCGATCTGAGCGAAGTGATTACTGATAATGCGGCGACGGCGGATACCTTAGCGGATTATCTTGATTTTGCGATGTTGGATTCGCAAGGCAATGAAACCAATGATGCCACTCAGGCGGTCGGTACTCGCATTGATGTCGATACCGACGGCGATTCGAACACTACCGATGATGTCCGTAGCATTATTTTGGAAGATACAGTGGTAGAAGGTCTTGATGACATCAATATTGACTATCAAAACGACTAA